Proteins from a single region of Oreochromis niloticus isolate F11D_XX unplaced genomic scaffold, O_niloticus_UMD_NMBU tig00002015_pilon, whole genome shotgun sequence:
- the LOC109199167 gene encoding uncharacterized protein LOC109199167 — MKSFERLVLSYLKTLTAPLLDPCSLHTEPAVVYIPKIQGLRYIRTLARLHQDELELLNLRKVCLAVTQEIKNNRSCVSCAALDTVVYLCVHLKERMDRAADLTCESLLQVFARANANEFIQQHAHEALTALVHHCSPSRFITSLKKHGLKHKSVLVRAGAALGLLMINEFMGAEKVLSAGQTFTKYFLLAVSLVCQDASSEVRAHGKAILKDLVKQKNFKKMWVESVSHKSRCEVEGRLRDVFQK; from the exons atgaagtcaTTTGAGCGCCTGGTTCTCTCCTACCTCAAGACCCTCACGGCCCCCCTCCTGGACCCCTGCAGCTTGCATACAGAGCCAGCAG TGGTTTATATCCCAAAGATACAGGGGCTACGATACATCCGCACCCTGGCGCGGCTTCACCAAGATGAGTTGGAGTTATTAAACCTCCGTAAAGTTTGTTTGGCGGTGACACAAGAG ATTAAAAACAATCGCTCTTGTGTGTCCTGTGCGGCACTGGACACCGTGGTATATTTGTGTGTTCACCTCAAAGAGAGGATGGACAGAGCAGCTGATTTAACCTGTGAGAGTCTACTCCAGGTGTTTGCAAGGGCAAATGCCAATGAGTTCATTCAGCAACATGCCCACGAAGCTCTGACAGCTCTGGTTCATCATTGTAGCCCGAGTCGCTTTATAACTAGCCTGAAGAAGCATGGTTTGAA acaTAAGAGCGTTCTCGTGAGAGCTGGTGCCGCACTGGGGCTTCTTATGATCAATGAATTCATGGGAGCGGAGAAAGTTCTGTCTGCAGGACAGACTTTCACCAAATACTTCCTGTTGGCTGTCAGTTTAGTGTGTCAGGATGCTTCCTCTGAAGTCAG AGCTCATGGAAAGGCCATCTTAAAAGACCTGGTCAAACAGAAGAACTTCAAAAAGATGTGGGTAGAAAGCGTCTCGCATAAATCCCGCTGTGAGGTGGAAGGAAGACTCAGAGACGTATTTCAGAAATAG
- the LOC112844894 gene encoding endonuclease domain-containing 1 protein-like, translating into MKDGYWLGQDNPGVYLEERQALNEDYTNSGFDCGHLNPNGHHAVPSRNATFILTNVVPQNPKLNKNAWRIHESQLTELHVALGWFLEKCPKAYVLVGAIPSADSWIVKNNVKRVNIPDYLWNAYCCVDNNDRPIQSSAARAKNTENNLAAVYRTASGRVVLQQLQI; encoded by the exons ATGAAAGATGGATACTGGCTGGGGCAGGATAACCCTGGTGTCTACCTTGAAGAGAGACAAGCTCTGAATGAGGACTACACAAATTCAGGCTTTGACTGTGGTCACCTCAACCCCAACGGACACCATGCAG TCCCTAGTCGCAACGCCACTTTCATCCTCACCAATGTGGTTCCTCAGAACCCCAAGCTGAACAAGAATGCCTGGAGGATCCACGAGTCCCAGCTCACCGAGCTTCATGTGGCTTTAGGATGGTTTCTGGAGAAGTGCCCTAAGGCCTACGTGCTGGTCGGTGCCATTCCTTCTGCAGACAGCTGGATTGTTAAAAACAATGTTAAGCGTGTCAACATCCCAGACTACCTGTGGAATGCCTACTGCTGTGTGGACAACAACGACAGACCCATTCAGAGCAGCGCTGCCAGagcaaaaaacacagagaacaacTTGGCAGCAGTTTATCGCACAGCCAGTGGGAGAGTTGTTTTACAACAATTGCAGATATAA